A region of the Prochlorococcus marinus CUG1438 genome:
AATAGAAAAATACTTATAAATTGAGCCATTCTTATACCTTCATTACAGAAAGGTGGAAGTCCACCAACACAAAGAGGGTCAATTCTTAAACCTTCAATCCAGAATCTTCCAAAGCTATAACTTATTAAATAAAGACAGCTAATAAAACCAGGCCTAATGAA
Encoded here:
- a CDS encoding prolipoprotein diacylglyceryl transferase, with protein sequence FIRPGFISCLYLISYSFGRFWIEGLRIDPLCVGGLPPFCNEGIRMAQFISIFLFSSGFIGIFFLKSKTCIGKNIKNE